The following are encoded together in the Synchiropus splendidus isolate RoL2022-P1 chromosome 7, RoL_Sspl_1.0, whole genome shotgun sequence genome:
- the npy8br gene encoding neuropeptide Y receptor Y8b: MELQHYSNSNQAWRNFQDDCSLTLSGTTFLIVAYSAVLAVGLIGNSCLVFVILRHKEMRNVTNVFIANLSASDILMCVMCLPVTIIYTLMDRWVLGEALCKLTPFVQCISVTVSIYSLVLIALERYQLIVHPTGWKPAVSQSYVAIAVTWLTAISVSVPFLTYNVLDVPLQSPNISFLLSEHLVCMESWPSVERRRAYTTFLLVFQYVLPLLLIVVCYLHIYQRLRRRKDMVERGRNLTEKKSKCSTRINIMLVSVVVAFAVAWLPLTIFNTVFDWNHEALPSCGHDAIFSFCHLTAMASTCVNPIIYGFLNSNFQKQLKSTLLRCRCWGVAERYESVPLSTVSTEATKGSFLSNGSITFNA, translated from the coding sequence ATGGAGCTGCAGCACTACTCCAACTCCAACCAGGCCTGGAGGAACTTCCAGGACGACTGCTCGCTGACGCTGAGCGGCACCACCTTCCTCATCGTGGCGTACAGCGCCGTCCTGGCGGTGGGGCTGATCGGGAACTCCTGCCTGGTCTTCGTCATCCTGCGTCACAAGGAGATGCGCAACGTCACCAACGTCTTCATCGCCAACCTGTCGGCCTCAGACATCCTCATGTGCGTCATGTGCCTGCCCGTCACCATCATCTACACCCTGATGGACCGCTGGGTTTTGGGGGAGGCCCTCTGCAAGCTCACGCCCTTTGTTCAGTGCATCTCCGTCACCGTGTCCATCTACTCCCTGGTGCTCATCGCGCTAGAGCGCTACCAGCTCATCGTCCATCCCACTGGATGGAAGCCGGCTGTCAGCCAGTCCTACGTCGCCATTGCAGTCACCTGGCTGACAGCCATCTCAGTGTCTGTGCCTTTCCTCACGTACAACGTTCTGGACGTGCCGCTGCAGAGCCCCAACATCTCCTTCCTGCTCAGCGAGCATCTGGTCTGCATGGAGAGTTGGCCCTCGGTGGAAAGGCGCAGAGCTTACACCACCTTCCTGCTGGTGTTCCAGTACGTCCTCCCGCTCCTGCTCATCGTTGTGTGCTACCTGCACATCTACCAgcggctgaggaggaggaaggacatGGTGGAGCGCGGGAGGAACCTGACCGAGAAGAAGAGCAAGTGCTCCACCAGGATCAACATCATGCTGGTGTCAGTTGTGGTGGCGTTTGCCGTCGCTTGGCTCCCTCTCACCATCTTCAACACGGTGTTCGACTGGAACCACGAGGCCCTGCCCTCCTGCGGCCACGACGCCATCTTCTCCTTCTGCCACCTCACAGCCATGGCCTCCACCTGCGTCAACCCAATCATCTACGGCTTCCTCAACAGCAACTTCCAGAAGCAGCTCAAGTCCACGCTTCTGCGATGCCGCTGCTGGGGAGTGGCAGAGAGGTACGAGAGCGTGCCCCTCTCCACCGTCAGCACCGAGGCCACCAAGGGCTCCTTCCTCAGCAACGGATCTATCACCTTCAACGCGTAA